In Gimesia benthica, a single window of DNA contains:
- a CDS encoding carboxylesterase family protein, which translates to MKFIKNKFLIVFFWVMANLVALTVMRNQERQEIHAKGLDPDLISKFESITYSRSTPNDKSQIPFHAKFLKPVNVKDHQKYPLIVFLHGAGERGDDNLVHLKTLPQQMATSSWQERFPCYLLAPQCPENMQWSSSLRLNDALEHNLLDQIYHMILDVSTKHAIDPKRIYITGYSMGGYGTWSMIARYPELFAAASPICGGGDPNNVSEYTSLPLWVVHGDADHSVPVTESRKMIDALRKVGSTPEYYELKGVGHDSWSESYKNSSGMIDWLFKQHQ; encoded by the coding sequence ATGAAGTTTATAAAAAATAAATTCTTGATCGTGTTCTTTTGGGTGATGGCAAATTTAGTTGCCTTGACTGTTATGAGAAATCAAGAACGCCAGGAAATTCATGCAAAAGGGCTTGATCCTGACTTAATTAGTAAATTTGAATCTATTACGTACTCAAGATCGACTCCGAATGATAAATCGCAGATTCCTTTTCATGCCAAATTTCTGAAACCGGTAAATGTTAAGGATCATCAAAAGTATCCACTCATTGTTTTTCTACATGGTGCAGGGGAAAGAGGGGATGATAATCTAGTTCATTTAAAAACATTGCCACAACAAATGGCAACTTCCAGTTGGCAGGAAAGATTTCCATGCTATCTCCTTGCTCCTCAGTGTCCTGAGAACATGCAATGGTCATCATCGTTAAGGTTAAATGACGCACTAGAACACAATTTACTGGATCAGATTTACCACATGATCCTGGATGTTTCTACTAAGCACGCAATCGACCCAAAGAGGATTTATATTACCGGCTATTCAATGGGTGGATACGGTACATGGAGTATGATCGCTCGCTATCCGGAATTATTTGCCGCTGCGTCCCCTATCTGCGGAGGAGGAGATCCGAATAATGTGTCTGAGTATACAAGTCTACCGCTCTGGGTTGTCCATGGTGACGCCGACCATTCGGTCCCCGTTACAGAATCAAGAAAGATGATTGACGCACTGAGAAAAGTTGGTAGTACTCCAGAATATTATGAGCTCAAAGGAGTCGGCCATGACAGCTGGTCTGAATCATATAAAAATTCGTCTGGGATGATTGACTGGTTATTTAAGCAACATCAATAG